The Brevibacillus brevis genome contains a region encoding:
- a CDS encoding DUF4097 family beta strand repeat-containing protein: protein MRNLGKRLFGISLLLFIIGICGIIWLFTKQENFSFSLKQVNEERMIEQEVKAIEVLTEAVDVEIMASKQPKASVRMVGEVSEQQQERLEFRSVVSPDGTLLVELRERPHVNMFYPRNGKVKLELFLPEKVYEQVQLETMTGDIKSGMLRAKNTKISSGNGDVDVSGYEGEVLDVQTATGDINLVNVRSAVVIESSTGEIDKLTMPELTHDVSIRTDTGDIRVTVAKEPAAAQLEVTTDTGAIETTWSNLSYEKNEEYKVKASIGSGGPKMTVRSSSGDVRIQ, encoded by the coding sequence ATGCGAAATTTAGGGAAAAGACTCTTTGGCATAAGTCTTCTTTTGTTCATCATCGGTATATGCGGAATCATCTGGCTCTTTACGAAGCAAGAAAATTTCTCCTTTTCGTTAAAACAAGTCAATGAAGAGCGCATGATCGAACAAGAGGTAAAAGCGATTGAGGTGCTGACGGAAGCGGTTGATGTGGAAATCATGGCAAGCAAGCAACCAAAAGCGAGTGTACGGATGGTCGGGGAAGTATCCGAACAACAGCAGGAGCGACTGGAGTTTCGGAGTGTAGTCTCACCAGATGGTACGCTGCTTGTAGAACTGCGTGAACGCCCTCACGTCAATATGTTTTATCCTCGCAATGGGAAGGTAAAGCTGGAGCTCTTCCTGCCAGAAAAAGTGTATGAGCAAGTCCAGCTTGAAACGATGACAGGGGATATCAAGAGCGGGATGCTGCGTGCAAAGAACACGAAAATATCCAGCGGCAATGGAGATGTGGACGTGTCGGGCTATGAGGGAGAAGTTCTTGACGTCCAGACAGCTACAGGAGATATCAATCTGGTGAATGTTCGCTCGGCCGTTGTCATTGAAAGCTCTACAGGCGAGATTGATAAACTGACAATGCCAGAGCTGACCCATGACGTTTCTATTCGAACGGACACGGGAGATATTCGAGTGACGGTAGCCAAGGAGCCTGCTGCAGCACAGCTAGAAGTAACGACAGATACAGGAGCCATCGAAACCACCTGGTCGAACCTTTCTTATGAAAAGAACGAGGAATACAAAGTGAAGGCATCGATTGGATCAGGTGGACCCAAAATGACTGTGCGAAGTTCTAGTGGGGACGTTCGCATTCAATAG
- the hemE gene encoding uroporphyrinogen decarboxylase, whose product MTAKTFNDTFLKACRGEATEHVPVWYMRQAGRYQPEYRAIRAKHSFFEMNYIPEVCAEVTRLPVEQLGVDAAILFADIMTPLKPIGVDVNIESGIGPVIANPIESLQDVERLLELDPETHVPYILESIKILRQQLSVPLIGFAGAPFTLASYMIEGGPSKHYHKTKAFMYTEPVAWQALMEKLGDMTIIYLKAQIKAGAQAIQVFDSWVGALNDEDYREYITPVMTRIFNALKDTGVPTIYFGIGAGHLLMDWNRLPVDVVGLDWRTSITTAREMGVTKTLQGNLDPTLLLAPWEKLETKAKEILDEGTKQPGFIFNLGHGVFPDAKVETLQQLTKFIHSYKRDV is encoded by the coding sequence ATGACCGCAAAAACTTTTAACGATACGTTTTTGAAAGCATGTCGCGGTGAAGCGACAGAGCATGTCCCGGTTTGGTACATGCGCCAGGCAGGGCGTTATCAGCCAGAATACCGCGCCATCCGCGCGAAGCATAGCTTTTTTGAAATGAACTACATACCGGAAGTTTGCGCGGAAGTAACACGTTTGCCTGTTGAGCAACTGGGCGTTGACGCTGCAATCTTGTTTGCAGACATCATGACGCCACTAAAACCGATTGGCGTGGATGTGAATATCGAATCGGGCATTGGTCCTGTAATCGCAAACCCAATCGAATCCTTACAGGATGTAGAGCGTCTGCTTGAGCTCGATCCGGAAACACATGTGCCGTACATTCTTGAGTCCATTAAAATTTTGCGTCAGCAATTATCTGTTCCATTGATCGGTTTCGCGGGTGCACCATTTACACTGGCTAGCTATATGATCGAGGGCGGCCCTTCCAAGCACTATCATAAGACAAAAGCATTCATGTACACCGAGCCAGTTGCTTGGCAGGCGCTTATGGAAAAACTGGGCGATATGACTATCATCTACCTCAAAGCGCAAATTAAAGCAGGTGCACAAGCTATACAAGTATTTGATTCGTGGGTCGGCGCATTGAATGACGAGGATTACCGCGAGTACATTACACCAGTCATGACGCGTATTTTCAACGCACTGAAAGATACTGGCGTGCCAACGATCTATTTTGGTATCGGCGCTGGTCATCTTTTGATGGATTGGAACCGCTTGCCTGTTGATGTGGTTGGTCTGGACTGGCGTACTTCGATTACGACTGCTCGTGAAATGGGTGTGACAAAGACACTGCAAGGCAATTTGGACCCAACACTGCTTTTGGCTCCTTGGGAGAAGCTCGAAACGAAGGCGAAGGAAATTTTGGATGAAGGCACAAAACAGCCAGGCTTCATTTTCAATTTGGGACACGGCGTATTCCCTGATGCCAAAGTAGAAACACTGCAACAACTGACGAAGTTCATCCATAGTTACAAAAGGGACGTCTAA
- a CDS encoding HipA family kinase: MKLKWRYRKHLRKRYGRLIWSVRKRKNRKGYFKTNVRAHHRKSYRILVANEYIAAYLAKKLGLPVAKVLQAHVRGPRGYIKRGLVSVKANARKVIPWKKAKSYVKKKPHKYIKNAKKLARLVAFDAWILNPDRSNHNLILYRRKSWKKYKWYGIDHGLSLFGNPSKWNLRRAKNKFSCKKAYKFCLHTGDKKKQRIPYGLKRFTRENRKQLDKMVKKIQSLPTSEIKRAIKRVPKGCLKKSEKKFIQKVLQCRRKQMKKMLKRVSKRFA; encoded by the coding sequence GTGAAATTGAAATGGCGTTATCGAAAGCACTTGCGCAAGCGTTACGGTCGGTTGATTTGGAGTGTTCGCAAACGGAAAAACCGGAAAGGATACTTTAAAACGAATGTCCGGGCACATCATCGCAAGAGTTATCGCATTCTTGTCGCGAACGAATACATTGCTGCCTACTTAGCCAAAAAACTCGGGTTACCCGTTGCAAAAGTATTACAGGCTCATGTAAGAGGACCACGAGGGTACATTAAGCGCGGTCTTGTCTCTGTTAAAGCCAATGCCAGGAAGGTTATTCCTTGGAAAAAGGCGAAGTCATACGTAAAGAAAAAACCCCACAAATATATCAAGAATGCCAAAAAATTAGCGCGTTTGGTGGCTTTCGATGCATGGATTCTCAACCCGGACCGTTCGAATCACAACTTGATTCTCTACCGAAGAAAATCATGGAAGAAATACAAATGGTATGGCATCGATCACGGCCTATCATTGTTTGGCAATCCTTCTAAATGGAATCTTCGCAGAGCAAAGAATAAGTTCTCCTGTAAAAAAGCATACAAATTTTGCTTGCATACCGGAGATAAAAAGAAGCAACGAATTCCCTACGGATTGAAGCGGTTTACGCGGGAAAATCGAAAGCAGCTTGACAAGATGGTGAAAAAAATCCAATCTTTGCCTACATCGGAAATCAAAAGAGCGATCAAAAGGGTACCGAAAGGATGTTTGAAAAAGTCCGAAAAAAAATTCATCCAAAAAGTGTTGCAATGCAGACGCAAGCAAATGAAAAAAATGTTGAAACGGGTATCGAAGCGTTTTGCTTAA
- the hemH gene encoding ferrochelatase yields the protein MSKQKIGLLLMAYGTPRSPEQIEPYYTHIRRGRKPPQELLDDLMARYEAVDGLNRFADITDEQVRALEQEMNKRYPDREFVGYLGLKHIAPFVEDAVEQMKRDGITEAISLVLAPHYSSYSVKEYNGRAQEHSAAIGGPVIHSIESWYLEPGFIGYWADAIQATFAAMTDEERGQAVVIFSAHSLPEKILKSGDPYPMQLEETAKLIAEQAGITSYAIGWQSAGNTPDPWLGPDVQDLTRELYEAKGYQAFVYCPVGFIAEHLEVLFDNDVECKAVTDELGVHYYRPPMPNARPAFISCLADAVGKKLAN from the coding sequence ATGTCAAAGCAGAAGATCGGACTCTTGTTAATGGCGTATGGAACGCCACGCAGTCCTGAACAGATTGAACCGTACTATACGCACATTCGCCGTGGTCGTAAGCCACCACAAGAACTGCTCGATGATTTGATGGCGCGTTATGAGGCTGTAGATGGATTGAATCGATTTGCAGACATTACGGATGAGCAGGTGCGCGCTCTCGAGCAGGAAATGAACAAACGCTACCCAGACCGTGAATTTGTAGGGTACCTTGGATTGAAGCATATCGCTCCGTTTGTCGAAGACGCAGTAGAGCAAATGAAACGCGATGGAATTACGGAAGCGATCAGTCTTGTTCTGGCGCCTCACTATTCCAGCTACAGCGTCAAAGAATACAATGGACGAGCACAGGAGCATTCCGCGGCAATTGGGGGACCTGTCATCCACAGCATTGAGAGCTGGTATCTGGAACCAGGCTTCATCGGATATTGGGCAGATGCCATTCAAGCGACGTTTGCCGCGATGACGGATGAAGAGCGTGGACAAGCAGTCGTGATCTTCTCCGCTCACAGCCTGCCGGAAAAAATCTTGAAGTCAGGTGATCCGTACCCAATGCAACTGGAAGAGACGGCAAAGCTCATTGCCGAGCAAGCTGGGATCACTTCTTATGCGATCGGATGGCAAAGCGCCGGAAATACACCTGATCCGTGGTTGGGACCAGATGTACAGGATTTGACCAGAGAGCTGTACGAAGCGAAAGGCTACCAAGCATTTGTTTACTGTCCTGTCGGATTTATTGCGGAGCATTTGGAAGTTCTGTTTGATAATGATGTGGAATGCAAAGCGGTTACAGATGAGCTAGGGGTACATTACTATCGTCCACCGATGCCTAACGCCAGACCTGCGTTCATTTCCTGTCTGGCTGATGCTGTCGGAAAGAAGCTGGCGAATTAG
- a CDS encoding alpha/beta fold hydrolase, whose product MKKEVQLSNGIKIAYVEEGTGEPLVLIHGFCGSSSYWHKLVPLMSETHRVIAIDLRGHGDSSAPDEPYSMERFADDLGLFVEGLGLAKIHLFGHSLGGYVTLAFANQYADKLASFGLIHSTPYPDDETAKANRDKGADNIRQNGMEPFIKALVPKLFAPSHIDTLREEVQRAKEIGFATSPVGAIQTLIAMRDRVDRNHVLQETTLPVLLVAGTEDQIIPAEKTFTVNKNNVEQVLLPDVGHMGMVEAPEKMAEAFKSFLNKK is encoded by the coding sequence ATGAAAAAGGAAGTCCAACTCAGTAACGGCATCAAAATAGCCTATGTAGAAGAAGGGACGGGGGAGCCGCTTGTTTTGATCCACGGCTTTTGCGGAAGCTCATCTTACTGGCATAAGCTAGTGCCACTCATGTCCGAAACGCATCGCGTCATTGCGATCGATTTGCGTGGACATGGAGACAGCTCGGCCCCTGATGAACCGTATTCGATGGAGCGTTTTGCTGATGATCTGGGTTTGTTTGTGGAAGGACTGGGTTTAGCGAAGATTCATCTGTTTGGACATTCGCTCGGTGGCTATGTGACCTTGGCGTTTGCAAATCAATATGCGGACAAGCTGGCGAGCTTTGGGCTGATCCATTCGACCCCTTATCCGGATGACGAAACTGCCAAGGCAAACCGCGATAAAGGCGCAGACAACATTCGGCAAAATGGCATGGAGCCGTTTATCAAAGCCCTCGTACCGAAGCTGTTCGCACCTTCTCATATCGACACGTTGAGAGAAGAAGTCCAGCGGGCAAAAGAGATTGGGTTTGCGACGAGCCCGGTCGGAGCCATCCAAACATTAATCGCCATGCGTGATCGAGTGGATCGCAATCATGTGCTGCAAGAAACGACATTGCCTGTGCTATTAGTCGCAGGAACAGAGGACCAGATCATTCCTGCTGAAAAAACTTTCACAGTAAATAAAAACAACGTCGAGCAAGTGTTGCTGCCTGATGTAGGACATATGGGCATGGTAGAGGCACCAGAGAAAATGGCAGAAGCCTTCAAGAGCTTTCTAAACAAAAAGTAA
- a CDS encoding alpha/beta hydrolase, which produces MVYPKTGSVIVRDGREMTYTHIQANQTPSRSVCFFFPGASYSFDRPYLYYSTMLFLSKQIDLVHVHAAYGKDIPDFETSSFAKRSAWISEDVKTVVFQVLDQQEYEHVFFLGKSLGTVPIACSLLKEPRFSRSSAILLTPLLREELVVADLLALEQNVFLVSGTADPHYHQPTLERIITSKPNIHRYLPQNAKHSLDIGLQVDLSLQVLQSIMDELGCFLDKSLDI; this is translated from the coding sequence ATGGTATACCCAAAAACAGGTTCCGTGATCGTCAGGGATGGGAGAGAAATGACGTACACGCACATTCAGGCAAATCAGACACCATCTCGCTCCGTCTGTTTTTTCTTTCCCGGAGCAAGCTATTCTTTCGACAGGCCTTATCTGTATTATTCTACCATGCTTTTTTTGAGTAAACAGATTGATCTCGTCCATGTACACGCTGCGTATGGAAAAGACATCCCGGATTTCGAAACCAGTTCATTCGCAAAACGCAGCGCTTGGATCAGCGAGGATGTGAAAACGGTTGTCTTCCAGGTACTAGATCAGCAGGAGTATGAACATGTCTTCTTTCTCGGGAAATCACTCGGAACAGTTCCGATTGCATGTTCCTTGCTCAAGGAACCTCGTTTTTCCCGTTCGTCTGCAATCCTGTTGACTCCGTTGCTGAGGGAGGAGTTGGTCGTGGCAGACTTGCTTGCGCTGGAGCAAAATGTCTTTCTTGTCTCAGGTACTGCCGATCCCCACTACCATCAGCCTACACTCGAAAGAATCATTACATCCAAGCCAAATATTCATCGGTATCTGCCACAAAACGCAAAGCACTCCTTAGACATTGGTCTGCAGGTTGACCTTTCCCTGCAAGTCTTGCAGTCTATTATGGATGAACTTGGTTGTTTCTTGGACAAGTCGCTGGACATTTAA
- a CDS encoding PadR family transcriptional regulator → MNVQFKKGVLELCVLVLTAKQDRYGYELVASISEKFHISEGTVYPLLRRLTQEGVFTTYLAESQEGPPRKYYQLTSRGRQYMNDLVLEWRIFNRGVNEIIEEGLGYDKA, encoded by the coding sequence ATGAACGTACAGTTTAAAAAAGGGGTTCTGGAGCTGTGTGTTCTCGTCTTGACAGCTAAGCAGGACAGATACGGCTACGAACTGGTTGCGAGCATCTCAGAAAAATTCCATATCTCTGAAGGAACGGTTTACCCCTTGCTTCGCCGATTGACCCAGGAAGGAGTTTTTACGACCTATTTGGCGGAATCACAAGAGGGACCTCCACGGAAATATTACCAGCTGACAAGTCGCGGACGTCAATATATGAATGACCTCGTCTTGGAGTGGCGAATATTTAACCGCGGAGTAAATGAGATCATAGAGGAGGGACTCGGATATGACAAGGCGTGA
- a CDS encoding HAAS signaling domain-containing protein codes for MTRREFMDELNALLSALPDKERLDILADYTEHFLMGLKQGKTEHEIAEGLGSPKVVARELLAGYRIDQAQSNASVGNMTRAIVATISLGFFNLVFVLGPFLGLIGILMGLYAMTAALLVAPVGIFLDYGIPAPSQERLFLLFSSMVSVGLGGMFAIGLLKLTKWLYRQFLRYLQFNVKMIRGK; via the coding sequence ATGACAAGGCGTGAGTTTATGGATGAGTTAAATGCTTTGCTTAGCGCTTTGCCAGATAAAGAACGCTTAGACATCCTTGCCGATTACACAGAGCATTTTCTCATGGGATTGAAACAAGGAAAGACCGAGCATGAAATTGCAGAAGGATTGGGAAGTCCAAAAGTAGTGGCACGTGAGCTTTTGGCTGGCTACCGAATTGATCAGGCACAGTCCAATGCATCGGTAGGGAATATGACGAGGGCGATTGTTGCGACGATCAGCTTGGGATTTTTCAATCTCGTCTTCGTTTTGGGGCCATTTCTAGGCCTGATCGGCATACTAATGGGGTTGTATGCGATGACTGCGGCGCTTTTGGTCGCGCCAGTCGGAATATTCTTGGATTACGGGATTCCTGCCCCTTCTCAAGAGCGGCTTTTCTTGTTGTTCTCCAGCATGGTTTCCGTAGGATTAGGCGGAATGTTTGCCATCGGCTTGCTGAAATTGACGAAATGGCTGTATCGCCAGTTCTTGCGTTATCTCCAGTTCAACGTAAAGATGATCAGGGGGAAATGA
- a CDS encoding bifunctional metallophosphatase/5'-nucleotidase, producing MKKARRITMTAFASIVFASLMSSSAFAAPLHPVQHVDWMVKKAIVSAGQNGDLALDRAVTLAEATVVFSKLKEAKVGAAAKGAHWSTPYFDWAKSHGALTQDDYKNPAQAVTSAKLAQMADKLGYKIKLDNKATVTRGEFFQALGDAATTHVTIAHTNDTHGHIQEDKNQKEFGFAKIATLLKEWRAENENFLLLDAGDTFQGTVFVNQFKGESVVPILNSLDYNVMAAGNHEFDFGYEQLLKLRDMLEHPVISANVFKSDGKELLPPVFKAEIGGKKFAFVGFVAEDTPVLTHPDNVKGLTFKNPVEVAKVLVPELKKEVDHVIVVSHIGVNVDREIAKNVPGIDLIVGGHSHTPLKAPELVNGTYIVQDWEYGKSLGRADLYYLGKELVAFSGGLKEYDEAVVADPDVDKMVKEIVGKIDTVMNVVIAKSEVPLDGDRALVRTKETNVGNLITDIMLERTQSIKGYEADVALANGGGIRTQLPAGDITKKGLYTLLPFENNTLAVVEVTGEELKKALENGVSKVEEGAGRFPQVSGMSFTYNPSKPAGERVVEVKVGDKPLDLTKTYKMATIDFLAAGGDGYESLKKPFFNTGLSMYSIVEEGLIKRKTVNPKVEGRIVEVK from the coding sequence ATGAAAAAGGCACGTCGGATTACGATGACGGCGTTTGCATCTATCGTATTTGCATCGCTGATGTCTTCCTCAGCATTTGCAGCACCATTGCATCCCGTACAGCACGTTGACTGGATGGTGAAAAAGGCAATTGTATCCGCTGGTCAAAATGGCGATCTTGCTTTGGATCGTGCCGTGACTCTCGCGGAAGCTACTGTTGTTTTCTCCAAATTGAAAGAGGCAAAAGTGGGAGCTGCCGCTAAAGGTGCTCATTGGTCTACTCCTTACTTCGACTGGGCAAAGAGCCATGGTGCTCTCACACAAGACGACTATAAAAACCCTGCGCAAGCCGTAACGTCTGCTAAACTGGCACAAATGGCTGATAAACTGGGCTACAAAATAAAGCTTGATAACAAAGCAACTGTAACGCGTGGTGAATTTTTCCAAGCATTGGGTGATGCGGCTACCACACATGTAACGATTGCCCACACCAACGATACACACGGTCATATTCAAGAAGACAAGAACCAAAAAGAATTCGGCTTTGCCAAAATCGCAACCTTGCTCAAGGAATGGCGTGCAGAGAACGAAAACTTCTTGCTCTTGGATGCTGGTGATACCTTCCAAGGTACCGTTTTCGTGAACCAATTCAAAGGCGAATCTGTTGTTCCGATCCTCAACAGCCTCGACTACAACGTAATGGCTGCAGGTAACCACGAGTTTGACTTCGGTTATGAGCAATTGCTGAAGCTGCGTGACATGCTCGAGCATCCAGTCATCTCTGCTAACGTGTTCAAGTCAGATGGAAAAGAATTGCTGCCACCTGTTTTCAAGGCGGAGATTGGCGGTAAGAAATTCGCCTTTGTTGGTTTCGTAGCGGAAGACACACCTGTATTGACTCACCCTGACAACGTAAAAGGGCTGACATTCAAAAACCCGGTAGAAGTGGCGAAAGTACTTGTACCTGAGCTGAAAAAAGAAGTAGATCACGTGATTGTTGTTTCCCACATCGGAGTGAACGTAGACCGTGAAATCGCGAAAAACGTTCCTGGCATTGACCTGATTGTTGGTGGTCACTCCCATACTCCGCTGAAAGCACCTGAACTCGTAAACGGCACGTACATCGTACAAGACTGGGAGTACGGCAAGTCTCTCGGACGCGCTGACCTCTACTACCTCGGCAAAGAACTGGTAGCATTCAGCGGCGGTTTGAAAGAGTACGATGAAGCAGTTGTGGCTGATCCAGACGTAGATAAAATGGTAAAAGAAATCGTAGGCAAGATCGATACGGTAATGAATGTTGTCATTGCGAAATCCGAAGTGCCGCTCGATGGTGACCGTGCACTGGTTCGTACGAAAGAAACAAACGTAGGTAACCTGATCACAGATATCATGCTGGAGCGAACGCAGTCCATCAAAGGCTATGAGGCAGATGTAGCACTGGCGAACGGCGGTGGCATCCGTACACAGCTGCCAGCAGGCGATATCACGAAAAAAGGTCTGTACACGCTTCTGCCATTCGAGAACAACACACTGGCAGTCGTAGAAGTAACAGGCGAAGAGCTGAAGAAAGCCCTCGAAAACGGCGTGAGCAAGGTAGAAGAGGGAGCAGGACGCTTCCCGCAAGTGAGCGGCATGAGCTTCACGTACAACCCATCCAAGCCAGCAGGCGAGCGTGTAGTAGAGGTAAAAGTTGGCGACAAGCCGCTTGACCTGACCAAAACCTATAAAATGGCAACGATCGACTTCCTGGCAGCAGGTGGAGATGGTTACGAATCGTTGAAAAAGCCATTCTTCAACACAGGCTTGTCCATGTACAGCATTGTGGAGGAAGGCTTGATCAAGCGTAAAACTGTCAATCCAAAAGTAGAAGGCCGCATTGTTGAAGTAAAATAA